The Lolium rigidum isolate FL_2022 chromosome 2, APGP_CSIRO_Lrig_0.1, whole genome shotgun sequence genomic interval ggctgggCTTAAAAAAGCCTGCATGTAAAAAAGTTAGGTCCAAGTCCGGCCTGGCCCGACCGTCGGTCCTATAATTTAAGCTCGAACCTGGCCCCAACAAGCAAAAAGCCCAGCCCGGTCCGAGAAGCCTGGCCTGACCAGACTAAAATGCGCGAAAATGAAGGCCTAAGCCCAGCCCGGCCCAACGTTCGGGCTTAGATTTCAGACCCGAGCCCAaccgaagtgcaagcccgacccggcccggcctGGGATTTTTGGGCCGGGCCGTCCTGCCCATGCTCAGATGTAGATCAAAGTCACAAGTCAAGAGCTCCGTGCTTGTAAATTGTAATAACGACACGAGCGAGCTTAGGGTCCCACGGTGTAcgcacaagacatccacaactgaTCTGACACGCTGCCTTGTGCGTACGTATGCGTTGCTATCTTCGGCGCGTCACTTGTTTGGCCTCTCTAGCTTATCTGGATAGAGTTGTACACTAGCACATTCCCACCTCAACAACAATGTAGTTGTACGCAAGTGCGCAACTCGAACTACGTAGGTTGCAATCGATCCTGATTTTGCTACTTTGCTATGTACCCAGGTTGTGGTTCTGTCTGCGCTGAAACAGAGGAAACATAAAACATGTTCAACCAGCACGACTCAAATAGATATGAGGGTGTGGATTAGTGATGGACTTAAAGAAGTTTTTAAAATCTAAGTAATACCTTTTTTGTTCTAATTGCCATGAAATTAAGCTGTGTATTTAGTCGGAAGCCCGCGCCAGGTATGTTAGGTCCCCCACTGACATGGATCGAGGCATTCTAACATACATTTGGGTTGAAAACGGAGCAACACAAGCGTATTGTAGTAGGGCGCATTATCGCTGGGCTGTCCACATCTGCCGCCTTGGCCGCGGGCTCATGTGTCACCATCATCGCCACCACCCACATTGCCGCCGCTGCTTTCCTTATGTGCATCACCGCATCGTGTGCCACGACTGCCTGAAATGGATTAAACGAGGACAAGAGTTTTACTTTTTGTGCGCGGATCAATCTAAACGAATCGGAACGAATACATTTGATGTATAAAATAGATCACCCCCTTCAAGATGCATTTAGATAGAGTAAAGAAAATGCTGACGATCTATATCACAAATGAGAAGTGTAGCTGACGAATGCTATGGGATTTTTGGAATAAAGATCGAAGGGGAGAATTTAACAAATCGAAATAAGGGCCGACCATTGTATATGCAGCTTTTGGTCATGGGCATTTTTGTATTGAGAGTTGCAGCAAAAAAGAAATGCTCAATTGGCTACACAAGTCTAACAAACCATATTAAAATAAATCAAACCTCAAGCCAAATATGTTTTTTGGCAATACATTATACATGCGTGATGAAGTCCTACGGCAACAGAAAAATGAAAGCACGACGCTTTTTTCGAACCATGATGCAGACATCTaattatttcaaaaaagttgtaatCGATAGCGAGACAAGACGGTGAACTGTGTtgccatttttttaaaaaaaaacatcaACATTTTTCCccgaaaaataaataaatttaatTTCTTATATGGACGGCCTAGAGCCACACACACATATAGGTAGGGCCTTGACCGGGTCCACAAAGCATATGACCGACAAACGAAATCAAAGGCTAGACGGGTATATATATATTTGGCATCTCTTTCCCCAAATCCGTTTCCATCCTCCGCACCGTCCATCcgaccatggccgccgccgccgccgtcggcgacgTCGCCAGGTACTGGCTGGCGGAGCACCCGGCGATCGTCGGCTTCCGGTGGAGCCCCTCGGGCGGGCTGTGGTTCTCCACCTGGgccttcctcctcggcttcctcgccGCCTACATCCCGCTCTGCCTCTGCATCGACGCCCTCCTCGCCGCCTTCCGCCGCAAACGCCCCCTCCCGCTCGGCCCCCTGCCCCCGGCGCACGCGCTCCTCATGGCCGCCGTGtccgccgccatcttcaccgGCACGCTCCTCTCGGCGGTCGCCGAGATACGGGACACGCGCTGgtcctggcgcggccggagccgcaCCACGCCGCTCCGGTGGCTCCTCTGCTTCCCGCCGGGCACGCGCTCGTCCGGCCGCGTCTTCTTCTGGTCCTACGCCTACTACCTCTCCCGCTACCTCCACGCCCTGCGCGGCCTGCTCGCCGTGCTCCAGCGCCGGCGCGGCGCCGCGGCGCGCGTCTGCGCGCACGCCGCGGCCGTCGCCATGGCCTTCCTCTGGCTCGAGTTCTCGCAGTCCTTCCAGGTGCTGGCCATCCTCGCCTCCACGCTCGCCCACGCCGTCGCCTTCGGGTTCCGGTTCTGGGTCGGCGCCGGGCTgccggccgcgcgcgccgccagGGGCGCGCCCGTCGCGCTGGCCTGCCAGCTGGGGCTGCTCGGGTGCAACCTGGCCTGCCACGCCGGGTTCGTGTGGATGCACTTCGGCGGGGCGGTCGCCGGCGGGTGCAGCGGCATCGGGGCCTGGGGGTTCAACACGCTGCTCAACGCCGCGCTGCTCTGGGTCTTCCTGCATTGCTACGGCAAGCGCGGCGTCTGCGACGACGACGGGGGAGCCACCGCCGCCGGAATCAAGAAGGCGCTGTGATTTGCGAGGTGCGAGGTGATTGATTCCGTTGATCCCACCCTCCCAGAACATGTAACATGTCATCGATCATCGATCTTTGCTGTACATATATATGTAGGCTCAAATTTGGCGTCCCAATGAGATGCGGAGGAGGCGCGCTGATATAAACAAAATTATAGAAATTTATTTATAGAGATGGATCGGCATACTAGTATGCATGTGATTGTGAATCACGTCTTATTGAGCTGACAATCAGAAGGCTTGAGCTGCGAATTTCTTTCTTATTGGTTGTGTGCCTGTGATCTGAGCTGAAATCGCAGCTCATCCAGAAGATCTGAGGTGCCATATGCGATTCTgaagaaagcttgattgatacagTAAGTAAGTAGACACGCACGCGATTGGTGTTGTCTGCCTGCCAGTTACTGATAAGGGCAACTGACTGACCAGCCGGTGCACCTAATGCATGATACAGAGACGTGCAAGCACACCTGTGAGGAGTTGAGATTAGAATGGCTTATGCCAAAGTCCCCATATCTTGTTGTTTTGCCCGTTGTCTTGTGTAGTGGAAAGACATTGCAGAAGCGAACAAGATGAAAACTCAAACAAGATGGCATGCGGAAGTAGTAGAGAATCACAACCGGATGGGACACAGGAATCTGTGCCTGCCTCGGTTTCTTCTTTACGATCTTCAGTGTCCAAGGACATTCACATGCTCGCTGCGTGATCTCTGTTTTGTAGCCACATGATTAATGTAGTTCCTGATGaacagagaggagaggagatggcGGCGACAGATAAACAGCCATTGCTGGCTGCATGTGAAGCTCCGCAGCTAGACGAGAAGAAATCCAAAACCACCAGGTCTTCATCGATACTATTCGATACTGTATGTTCCTGTTTCCGGGACCTGGAGCGATCTGAAATTAAACTGGGCGCCGCGTTGTCTGAACCTGTCTGCTTAATGCTGCAGGTAGTAGACGATAATACGTGGCAACAGTGTTTCAGGCTCCTGTTCAAACCCACCTGTGTCGTGTCGTGTGGGCTCAGCCAGGCCCCCACTCAAAATTTTGAATTCGACGTAAATCATCCGAATTCTGCAAATTCATGAAGAAGTGCCCCCACTCAATTCATATGCCCCCAGTTAGGATTTGTTCCGGGTTCGCCCCTGCCTACTACCGGTAAGTGCCCGACGACGCGCTCGCTGGCGAAACCCACAAGCCAGTCTGGTCTATGGATGCATCAGGTCGTTTCTTCCAGAAACCTTTGTGATCTACAACAAGACGATGAGTGTGGTTTCTAGATACTCCTTTGGAGAAAAGTCGAATACATGCATATAACTTTACTGCAACTGTGCCacttttctatatttttctccCATAGGCTTCAGgactcctttgatttaaaggataggaaaaaaatagaaatatgaaaggtataggattggaatgacatgtctacttgaatcctataggaagatgaagtgtgtttgattgtagcaaataattttttcatgaggtatgagctaatgtttgtttcctataggaattgcactacaagattcctatagaaaATTTTCCTTagaatatgttcctatgaatcaaacaacatgtataaattttttttctataggaaccaaatcctacacaattcctatgcaaatactttgaatcaaaggagccctcagAATGGAATGGCCTTTTCAATGCAGGCATCAAAAGGTCAGCCATCTGTTACTGATATAAATTCGCAAGCAGGGTTTGGCTTGTACGCTTTAAAAAAGGTTCTTGTTTTATATATTTCATTTCTAGTCTTTCTCTTCTTGTGCCTTAAAGTTGAAACCTAGAAATATCTTGGATCATGTCATTATGATTTATTCCATTTATACTCTATGGAATATTTCGAGTCGTATATAGGTAGTATGCATGCTCTGTTTTGCTGGCATAACAAAATTCCGTTTGAGGCCTAATGGATGAtggttactccctccgtttcaatgaGCGTTTCAATGAGTAAGGCTTATTTTTAATTAAAAATCAACCTAAAGTTTCATCAACCTTATAGAATATACTATCAAGAACTATGATATTTTATAGATATCACATGAAAAAAAACATTTCATAATGTACATAACGGTGTTGATTTTGAATTGTACATATTAATAAGTTTTTATAGAATCTTGATCAAATTCAAGGTAATGTAACTATCGGAAACAATATAAGATTACACGTGCATTGTAATATAGGTAGTAATTAATAAGGGGTTGGGTGGTTGTACCCTcatcccaccagagttcaaaccacaggcttgacatctgtgtgtctcataaaggcggaatatttattcagtgggaggcgatgttcccgtcgacagcgaagcGTCTGTGGTGACATCGTTAATTTCAAAATCTAATCAGCCGGCTCAGTCTTTCGAAGATGCTCATAGCGGTAGGGTGTACGTGTGTgtttataggggtgagtgtatgcgcgtacaTGTGAGCATCTACATTTGTACGTGTTCCCTAAAAAAAGTAGTAATTAATAAGTGCATGCTGCTCTAGCTACAGATATTGCTTTATTCGCGTCTGTCTTCTCAGAAAGGAACTACCTTAGGCAGTGCTCACGAAAAAGCGCGGACTGTGACCGAAGACGAACAGGA includes:
- the LOC124688752 gene encoding elongation of fatty acids protein 3-like — translated: MAAAAAVGDVARYWLAEHPAIVGFRWSPSGGLWFSTWAFLLGFLAAYIPLCLCIDALLAAFRRKRPLPLGPLPPAHALLMAAVSAAIFTGTLLSAVAEIRDTRWSWRGRSRTTPLRWLLCFPPGTRSSGRVFFWSYAYYLSRYLHALRGLLAVLQRRRGAAARVCAHAAAVAMAFLWLEFSQSFQVLAILASTLAHAVAFGFRFWVGAGLPAARAARGAPVALACQLGLLGCNLACHAGFVWMHFGGAVAGGCSGIGAWGFNTLLNAALLWVFLHCYGKRGVCDDDGGATAAGIKKAL